Proteins encoded together in one Micromonospora kangleipakensis window:
- a CDS encoding putative bifunctional diguanylate cyclase/phosphodiesterase, translating to MAAADPRNSVPPGRLAPFFGFVAAVFALAVLISAGPLAGLRDRLPDLPAAFWTMAALAVACDARPFVPPGRRESSAVFPSTCFTFAILLGWGLGPAVAVQAVAVAVSGWRMGHAVWRTGFNAAQYACALGAAYGVTRLGPGAIFDGGRLHWTDVAAVGGATAAWFAVNYGLVSSAIRLRFGDRWWPSVRLGLAYELLSTGSLLLLAPVLVAAARASAALIPLVLVPLFAVYRMARLSTEQEQLAALDPLTGLPNRKALLAEVAEQVHLHAERVARGTPDAHLALLLIDLDRFKHVNDALGHAVGDRLLVEVSARLTDVVRDGDLVARLGGDEFAIVVPGLTGTDEARALADRVVAALAEPVSLDGLPLDVGGSIGIAVFPEHGEDFTTLMRHADVAMYDAKHRNDTVAVYAAESDHNSAERLSLLADLRRVLESGPVVSDPVGARGGDGAALPAGAALPPAVGGRTNGEPRGGGGPGRWRFRRRRERPEVRHDDELINEIVTRADPIRRRAARSAAAEAAVQGPPADASTGGPASAAPTGGPASAASTSGPASAASTSGPASAAPTEAPAPVRVRAVPGRDEDPAGDPGEITMYYQPQIAIATGEVVGVEALLRWRHPRRGMVDPGELIQVAEQSAVMRLLTRRVVDDVVEQLAKWSAAGITLRAALNVSVRDLHTGEIADQIADRLARYGVRPDRLQVEITEGALMADPRRVLATISQLHRIGVGIALDDFGTGYSSLQHLRRLPLSEVKVDRSFVLGMADDPDDAAIVRSMIELAGALGLRVVAEGVEDERTWRLLHAAGCDVAQGWFHARPMPAEELAAWLARYRPVRPAVTADAEVPRRPTR from the coding sequence ATGGCGGCCGCCGATCCGCGAAACTCCGTCCCGCCCGGCCGGTTGGCGCCCTTCTTCGGCTTCGTCGCCGCGGTCTTCGCGCTGGCCGTGCTGATCTCGGCCGGGCCGCTGGCCGGGCTGCGCGACCGGCTGCCCGACCTGCCGGCGGCGTTCTGGACCATGGCGGCGCTCGCCGTCGCCTGCGACGCCCGTCCCTTCGTACCGCCCGGCCGCCGGGAGTCCTCGGCGGTCTTCCCGTCGACCTGCTTCACCTTCGCCATCCTGCTCGGCTGGGGGCTGGGCCCGGCGGTCGCCGTGCAGGCGGTGGCGGTGGCCGTCTCCGGCTGGCGGATGGGGCACGCCGTGTGGCGTACCGGCTTCAACGCCGCCCAGTACGCCTGCGCCCTCGGCGCCGCGTACGGGGTCACCCGGCTCGGCCCGGGCGCCATCTTCGACGGCGGCCGGCTGCACTGGACCGACGTCGCGGCCGTCGGCGGCGCCACCGCCGCCTGGTTCGCGGTCAACTACGGCCTGGTCAGCAGCGCGATCCGGCTGCGCTTCGGGGACCGCTGGTGGCCCAGTGTCCGGCTCGGCCTGGCGTACGAGCTGCTCTCCACCGGTTCGCTGCTGCTGCTCGCCCCGGTGCTGGTCGCCGCGGCCCGGGCCAGCGCGGCGCTGATCCCGCTGGTGCTGGTGCCGCTCTTCGCCGTCTACCGGATGGCCCGGCTCTCCACCGAGCAGGAGCAGCTCGCCGCGCTCGACCCGCTCACCGGGCTGCCCAACCGCAAGGCGCTGCTGGCCGAGGTGGCCGAGCAGGTGCACCTGCACGCCGAGCGGGTCGCTCGGGGGACGCCCGACGCGCATCTCGCCCTCCTGCTCATCGACCTGGACCGGTTCAAGCACGTCAACGACGCGCTCGGGCACGCGGTGGGGGACCGGCTGCTGGTCGAGGTGAGCGCCCGGCTCACCGACGTGGTGCGCGACGGAGACCTGGTCGCCCGGCTCGGCGGTGACGAGTTCGCCATCGTGGTCCCGGGGCTGACCGGCACCGACGAGGCCCGGGCGCTGGCCGACCGGGTGGTCGCCGCGCTCGCCGAGCCGGTCTCCCTGGACGGCCTGCCGCTGGACGTCGGGGGCTCGATCGGCATCGCCGTCTTCCCCGAGCACGGCGAGGACTTCACCACCCTGATGCGCCACGCCGACGTGGCGATGTACGACGCCAAGCACCGCAACGACACCGTCGCCGTCTACGCCGCCGAGTCCGACCACAACTCGGCCGAGCGGCTGAGCCTCCTGGCCGACCTGCGCCGCGTACTCGAGTCGGGGCCGGTGGTGTCCGACCCGGTCGGGGCGCGCGGCGGCGACGGCGCCGCGCTCCCGGCCGGTGCGGCGCTTCCGCCGGCGGTCGGCGGGCGCACGAACGGTGAGCCGCGCGGCGGCGGCGGGCCGGGGCGGTGGCGGTTCCGGCGGCGGCGGGAACGGCCGGAGGTCCGGCACGACGACGAGCTGATCAACGAGATCGTCACCCGTGCCGACCCGATCCGCCGCCGGGCGGCCCGCTCGGCCGCGGCGGAGGCGGCCGTCCAGGGACCGCCGGCCGACGCGTCGACCGGCGGTCCGGCGTCGGCGGCACCGACCGGCGGTCCGGCGTCGGCCGCGTCGACCAGCGGTCCGGCGTCGGCCGCGTCGACCAGCGGTCCGGCGTCGGCCGCGCCGACGGAGGCCCCGGCTCCCGTCCGGGTCCGCGCGGTGCCCGGGCGGGACGAGGACCCGGCCGGCGACCCGGGCGAGATCACCATGTACTACCAGCCGCAGATCGCCATCGCCACCGGTGAGGTGGTCGGGGTCGAGGCGCTGCTGCGCTGGCGCCACCCGCGTCGCGGCATGGTCGATCCGGGGGAGCTGATCCAGGTCGCCGAGCAGAGCGCGGTGATGCGGCTGCTCACCCGGCGGGTGGTGGACGACGTGGTCGAGCAGTTGGCCAAGTGGTCGGCGGCCGGGATCACGCTGCGCGCCGCGCTGAACGTCAGCGTCCGCGACCTGCACACCGGGGAGATCGCCGACCAGATCGCCGACCGGCTCGCCCGCTACGGCGTACGGCCGGACCGGTTGCAGGTGGAGATCACCGAGGGAGCGCTGATGGCCGACCCCCGGCGGGTGCTGGCCACCATCTCCCAGCTGCACCGGATCGGGGTGGGCATCGCGCTGGACGACTTCGGCACCGGCTACTCGTCGCTGCAGCACCTGCGCCGGCTGCCGCTGTCCGAGGTGAAGGTCGACCGGTCGTTCGTGCTCGGAATGGCCGACGACCCGGACGACGCGGCGATCGTCCGCTCGATGATCGAGCTGGCCGGGGCGCTGGGGCTGCGGGTGGTGGCCGAGGGCGTGGAGGACGAGCGGACCTGGCGGCTGCTCCACGCGGCCGGCTGCGACGTGGCGCAGGGCTGGTTCCACGCCCGGCCCATGCCGGCTGAGGAGCTGGCCGCCTGGCTGGCCCGGTACCGGCCGGTGCGTCCGGCGGTGACGGCGGACGCGGAGGTGCCCCGCCGGCCGACCCGCTGA
- a CDS encoding transketolase-like TK C-terminal-containing protein, with translation MNQHDLDVLDEIQRRVLWLATRIVDAANHDRNTGDGVKVGGHQASSASLVTAMTALWFAHLDAEDRVAVKPHASPVFHAIQYLLGNLDRSYLPKLRARGGLQSYPSRTKDPDEVDFSTGSVGLGAAAPLFAAVTRRYVDAHFGARPHSRFVALIGDAELDEGNIWEAVADPATTGLGNVMWLVDFNRQSLDRVVPGIRINQWRGQFEAAGWHVVEVKYGRKLAEAYARPGGAALRDWIDRMPNEQYQSLFGLAGPALRKQFLDGAPAEVSAFVADVADDELGPLVTDLGGHDLTAMLDAYAQCDAVTDRPSVVFAYTVKGWGLPIAGNPRNHSALLTTDQVDVLRAAQGLTPETEWDRLDPASPAGIRAGERREALARAPRERALGVTVPETTKVRANKPVSTQEVFGRVLVDLARDPAVAPYLVTTAPDVATSTNLAGFINKTGVFAPTEQRSWTEDRMLRWTESPSGQHIELGISEMNLFLLLGQLGLSWDLSGQPLLPVGTVYDPFVLRGLDAFLYGTYSGSRFVVAGTPSGITLAPEGGAHQSTITASVGLELPGVTFLEPAYAGSLDWLLCDALGQIAGGAAPAATAAPAEDGAYYFRLSTRPIDQAPFEAARARIGDAVLRRQVVAGAYRLVDAHQAYPQLADAPVVQLAASGAVLPEVLAAAAELAEEGVAAHVVDVTSLDRLYRAWQRTLRQGVRTATVPSVPGALRSAFADRVPVVTVHDAASHAMAWLGSALGAPAVPLGVDEFGQSGSVQELYELHDLLPGSIVNAALAALSLR, from the coding sequence GTGAACCAGCACGACCTCGACGTCCTCGACGAGATCCAGCGCCGGGTGCTCTGGCTCGCCACCCGGATCGTGGACGCCGCCAACCACGACCGGAACACCGGCGACGGGGTGAAGGTCGGCGGGCACCAGGCGTCCAGCGCCTCGCTGGTCACCGCGATGACCGCGCTCTGGTTCGCCCACCTGGACGCCGAGGACCGGGTGGCCGTCAAGCCGCACGCCTCCCCGGTCTTCCACGCCATCCAGTACCTGCTCGGCAACCTGGACCGGTCGTACCTGCCGAAGCTGCGCGCGCGCGGTGGGCTCCAGTCGTACCCGTCGCGGACCAAGGACCCGGACGAGGTGGACTTCTCCACCGGCTCGGTCGGTCTCGGCGCGGCCGCGCCGCTCTTCGCCGCGGTCACCCGCCGCTACGTCGACGCGCACTTCGGCGCCCGGCCGCACTCCCGGTTCGTGGCGCTGATCGGCGACGCGGAGCTGGACGAGGGGAACATCTGGGAGGCCGTGGCCGACCCGGCCACCACCGGCCTGGGCAACGTGATGTGGCTGGTCGACTTCAACCGCCAGTCCCTGGACCGGGTCGTGCCGGGCATCCGGATCAACCAGTGGCGCGGCCAGTTCGAGGCCGCCGGCTGGCACGTGGTCGAGGTCAAGTACGGCCGCAAGCTCGCCGAGGCGTACGCCCGGCCGGGCGGGGCGGCGCTGCGCGACTGGATCGACCGGATGCCGAACGAGCAGTACCAGTCGCTGTTCGGGCTGGCCGGGCCGGCGCTGCGCAAGCAGTTCCTCGACGGCGCGCCGGCCGAGGTGTCCGCCTTCGTCGCGGACGTCGCGGACGACGAGCTGGGCCCGCTCGTCACCGACCTGGGCGGCCACGACCTGACGGCGATGCTCGACGCGTACGCGCAGTGCGACGCGGTCACCGACCGGCCCAGCGTGGTCTTCGCGTACACGGTCAAGGGCTGGGGGCTGCCGATCGCCGGCAACCCGCGCAACCACTCGGCGCTGCTGACCACCGACCAGGTCGACGTGCTGCGCGCCGCGCAGGGCCTCACGCCGGAGACCGAGTGGGACCGCCTCGACCCGGCGTCCCCGGCCGGCATCCGGGCCGGCGAGCGTCGGGAGGCGCTGGCCCGCGCGCCCCGCGAGCGGGCGCTGGGGGTCACCGTCCCGGAGACCACGAAGGTACGCGCGAACAAGCCGGTCTCCACCCAGGAGGTCTTCGGCCGGGTGCTGGTCGACCTGGCCCGGGATCCCGCCGTGGCGCCCTACCTGGTGACCACCGCGCCGGACGTGGCCACCTCCACCAACCTCGCCGGGTTCATCAACAAGACCGGTGTCTTCGCCCCCACCGAGCAGCGCTCCTGGACCGAGGACCGGATGCTGCGCTGGACGGAGAGCCCGTCGGGCCAGCACATCGAGCTGGGCATCTCGGAGATGAACCTGTTCCTGCTGCTGGGTCAGCTCGGCCTCTCCTGGGACCTGTCGGGGCAGCCGCTGCTGCCGGTCGGCACGGTCTACGACCCGTTCGTGCTGCGCGGCCTGGACGCATTCCTCTACGGCACCTACTCCGGCTCCCGGTTCGTGGTGGCGGGCACCCCGTCCGGCATCACCCTGGCCCCGGAGGGCGGCGCCCACCAGTCCACCATCACCGCCTCGGTCGGCCTGGAGCTGCCCGGGGTGACCTTCCTCGAGCCCGCGTACGCGGGCAGCCTGGACTGGCTGCTCTGCGACGCGCTGGGCCAGATCGCCGGGGGCGCGGCGCCGGCCGCCACCGCCGCGCCGGCGGAGGACGGGGCGTACTACTTCCGGCTCAGCACCCGCCCGATCGACCAGGCGCCGTTCGAGGCGGCGCGGGCCCGGATCGGCGACGCGGTGCTGCGCCGGCAGGTGGTCGCCGGGGCGTACCGGCTGGTGGACGCGCACCAGGCGTACCCGCAGCTGGCGGACGCCCCGGTGGTGCAGCTCGCCGCCTCCGGCGCGGTGCTGCCGGAGGTCCTCGCGGCCGCCGCGGAGCTGGCGGAGGAGGGGGTGGCCGCGCACGTCGTGGACGTCACCTCGCTGGACCGGCTCTACCGGGCCTGGCAGCGGACCCTGCGGCAGGGCGTCCGGACGGCGACCGTGCCGAGCGTGCCGGGCGCGCTGCGGTCGGCCTTCGCGGACCGGGTGCCGGTGGTCACCGTGCACGACGCCGCCTCGCACGCGATGGCCTGGCTCGGTTCGGCGCTCGGCGCCCCGGCGGTGCCGCTCGGGGTGGACGAGTTCGGCCAGTCCGGCAGCGTGCAGGAGCTGTACGAGCTGCACGACCTGCTGCCCGGCAGCATCGTCAACGCCGCCCTGGCCGCCCTGTCGCTGCGCTGA
- the gatA gene encoding Asp-tRNA(Asn)/Glu-tRNA(Gln) amidotransferase subunit GatA yields MSDLTKLTAVEIAGLVASGEASAVEVTHAHLDRIAAVDERVHAFLHVDGEGALAAARRVDERRAAGEELGPLAGVPVAVKDVLTTKGVPTTVGSKILEGWRPPYDSTIVQRLRDAGTVMLGKTNMDEFAMGSSTEYSAYGPTHNPWDLDRIPGGSGGGSAAALAAYEAPLAIGSDTGGSIRQPGAVTGTVGAKPTYGGTSRYGLVAFSSSLDTPGPCARTVLDAALLHQVIGGHDPRDSTSIPAPVPDVVAAAKLGATGDLTGVKLGIVKELTGEGAEPGVMAAFRESVDTLAKLGAEIVEVSCPHFRYALSAYYLIAPSECSSNLARFDGVRFGLRVGDDGNRSLEEVMSLTREAGFGPEVKRRIMLGTYALSSGYYDAYYGQAQKVRTLITRDFTAAFEQVDALISPTTPFVAFPIGARTSDPYQMYLADLFTIPTNLYGGPGISVPCGLSDGLPVGLQVMAPTMADDRMYRVAAALESVVGTFTPPAL; encoded by the coding sequence ATGAGCGACCTGACCAAGCTGACCGCCGTCGAGATCGCGGGTCTCGTCGCCAGCGGTGAGGCCTCCGCCGTCGAGGTGACGCACGCCCACCTGGACCGGATCGCCGCCGTGGACGAACGAGTGCACGCCTTCCTGCACGTCGACGGCGAGGGCGCGCTGGCCGCCGCCCGCCGGGTGGACGAGCGTCGGGCCGCCGGCGAGGAGCTGGGCCCACTGGCCGGCGTTCCGGTCGCGGTCAAGGACGTGCTCACCACCAAGGGCGTGCCCACCACCGTCGGGTCGAAGATCCTGGAGGGTTGGCGCCCGCCGTACGACTCGACCATCGTGCAGCGGCTTCGCGACGCCGGCACGGTGATGCTCGGCAAGACCAACATGGACGAGTTCGCGATGGGCTCCTCCACCGAATACTCCGCGTACGGCCCGACGCACAACCCGTGGGACCTGGACCGGATCCCGGGCGGCTCGGGTGGCGGCAGCGCCGCGGCGCTGGCCGCGTACGAGGCGCCGTTGGCGATCGGCTCGGACACCGGCGGCTCGATCCGCCAGCCCGGCGCGGTCACCGGCACCGTCGGCGCGAAGCCCACCTACGGCGGCACCTCCCGGTACGGCCTGGTGGCGTTCTCCTCGTCGCTGGACACCCCCGGCCCGTGCGCCCGTACGGTGCTGGACGCCGCGCTGCTGCACCAGGTGATCGGCGGGCACGACCCGCGCGACTCCACCTCCATCCCGGCCCCGGTGCCGGATGTGGTGGCCGCCGCGAAGCTCGGCGCCACCGGCGACCTGACCGGCGTGAAGCTCGGCATCGTCAAGGAGCTCACCGGCGAGGGCGCGGAGCCGGGCGTGATGGCCGCGTTCCGCGAGTCGGTCGACACCCTGGCGAAGCTGGGCGCCGAGATCGTCGAGGTCTCCTGCCCGCACTTCCGCTACGCGCTGTCGGCGTACTACCTGATCGCGCCGAGCGAGTGCTCCTCCAACCTGGCCCGCTTCGACGGCGTCCGGTTCGGCCTGCGGGTCGGCGACGACGGCAACCGGTCGCTGGAGGAGGTCATGTCGCTGACCCGGGAGGCCGGCTTCGGCCCCGAGGTCAAGCGGCGGATCATGCTCGGCACGTACGCGCTCTCCTCGGGCTACTACGACGCCTACTACGGCCAGGCGCAGAAGGTCCGGACGCTCATCACCCGGGACTTCACCGCTGCCTTCGAGCAGGTCGACGCGCTGATCTCGCCGACCACGCCGTTCGTGGCGTTCCCGATCGGGGCGCGCACCTCGGACCCGTACCAGATGTACCTGGCGGATCTGTTCACCATTCCGACCAACCTGTACGGCGGTCCGGGCATCTCGGTGCCCTGCGGCCTCTCCGACGGCCTGCCGGTCGGCCTGCAGGTGATGGCCCCGACGATGGCGGACGACCGGATGTACCGGGTCGCCGCCGCGCTGGAGTCCGTGGTCGGCACATTCACCCCACCGGCACTGTGA
- the gatC gene encoding Asp-tRNA(Asn)/Glu-tRNA(Gln) amidotransferase subunit GatC, protein MAAISREEVAHLARLSRLAVTEEELDTFAGQLDVILQSVAQVGEVAAADIPPTSHSVPLTNVLREDVVTPCLTPQEALSGAPDADQQRFRVPRILDEDVAS, encoded by the coding sequence ATGGCCGCCATCTCCCGCGAGGAGGTCGCGCACCTGGCGCGACTGTCGCGGCTCGCCGTCACCGAGGAGGAGCTGGACACCTTCGCCGGTCAGCTCGACGTGATCCTCCAGTCGGTCGCCCAGGTCGGCGAGGTCGCCGCGGCGGACATCCCGCCGACCTCCCACTCGGTGCCGCTGACCAACGTCCTCCGCGAGGACGTGGTGACGCCGTGCCTGACCCCGCAGGAGGCGCTGTCGGGTGCCCCCGACGCCGACCAGCAGCGGTTCCGCGTCCCGCGGATCCTGGACGAGGATGTGGCCTCATGA
- the gatB gene encoding Asp-tRNA(Asn)/Glu-tRNA(Gln) amidotransferase subunit GatB: protein MTTTLPAYDEVVARYEPVIGLETHVELGTNTKMFCGCPTDFGGEPNTRVCPVCLGLPGSLPVANKAAIEATIRIGLALNCSIAEWCRFARKNYFYPDMPKDFQISQYDEPLCFDGYLDVEVNGELVRIGIERVHLEEDTGKTLHVGGATGRIHGATESLVDYNRAGIPLVEIVTKPVPGTGALAPEVARAYVTELRDVIRTLGVSDVRMEEGSLRCDVNTSLNLPGEEWGTRTETKNVNSLRSVERAVRSEMLRQASVLDAGGKITQETRHFHEDTGDTTPGRSKETATDYRYFPEPDLVPLAPDTAWVAELKAALPELPRLHRRRLQQQWGLSDLDMQSVLNAGAVELIEQTVAAGATPAAARKWWLGELSRRANETGIELADVGATPAQVAELQGLVDAGKLNDKLARTVLEGVVAGEGSPTEIMTNRHLEVVSDTGALTAAVDEAIAANPTVADKIRSGKVAAAGALVGAVMKTTRGQADAKTVRELILARLGVQG, encoded by the coding sequence ATGACGACGACACTGCCCGCGTACGACGAGGTCGTCGCGCGCTACGAACCGGTGATCGGCCTGGAGACCCACGTCGAGCTGGGCACGAACACCAAGATGTTCTGCGGCTGCCCGACCGACTTCGGCGGCGAGCCGAACACCCGGGTCTGCCCGGTCTGTTTGGGCCTGCCCGGTTCGCTGCCGGTGGCCAACAAGGCGGCCATCGAGGCGACGATCCGGATCGGCCTGGCGCTGAACTGCTCGATCGCCGAGTGGTGCCGGTTCGCCCGGAAGAACTACTTCTATCCGGACATGCCGAAGGACTTCCAGATCAGCCAGTACGACGAGCCGCTCTGCTTCGACGGCTACCTGGACGTCGAGGTCAACGGCGAGCTGGTCCGGATCGGCATCGAGCGGGTGCACCTGGAGGAGGACACCGGTAAGACGCTGCACGTCGGTGGCGCCACCGGCCGCATCCACGGCGCGACCGAGTCGCTGGTCGACTACAACCGGGCCGGCATCCCGCTGGTCGAGATCGTCACCAAGCCGGTCCCCGGCACCGGCGCGCTGGCGCCGGAGGTGGCCCGGGCGTACGTCACCGAGCTGCGCGACGTGATCCGCACGCTGGGCGTCTCCGACGTCCGGATGGAGGAGGGCTCGCTGCGCTGCGACGTCAACACCTCCCTCAACCTGCCGGGCGAGGAGTGGGGCACCCGCACCGAGACCAAGAACGTCAACTCGCTGCGTTCGGTCGAGCGGGCGGTCCGGTCGGAGATGCTGCGGCAGGCCTCGGTGCTCGACGCCGGCGGCAAGATCACCCAGGAGACCCGGCACTTCCACGAGGACACCGGCGACACCACGCCGGGCCGGTCCAAGGAGACCGCCACCGACTACCGGTACTTCCCGGAGCCGGACCTGGTGCCGCTCGCGCCGGACACCGCCTGGGTGGCCGAGCTGAAGGCCGCCCTGCCGGAGCTGCCCCGGCTGCACCGCCGCCGGCTCCAGCAGCAGTGGGGCCTCTCCGACCTGGACATGCAGTCGGTGCTCAACGCCGGCGCGGTCGAGCTGATCGAGCAGACCGTGGCCGCCGGCGCCACCCCGGCCGCCGCCCGCAAGTGGTGGCTGGGTGAGCTGTCCCGGCGGGCCAACGAGACCGGCATCGAGCTGGCCGACGTCGGGGCCACCCCGGCGCAGGTCGCCGAGCTCCAGGGCCTGGTCGACGCCGGCAAGCTCAACGACAAGCTGGCTCGGACGGTGCTGGAGGGCGTGGTCGCCGGCGAGGGTTCGCCGACCGAGATCATGACCAACCGCCACCTCGAGGTCGTCTCCGACACCGGCGCGCTCACCGCCGCCGTGGACGAGGCGATCGCCGCCAACCCGACCGTCGCGGACAAGATCCGCAGCGGCAAGGTCGCCGCGGCCGGCGCGCTGGTCGGCGCGGTCATGAAGACCACCCGCGGCCAGGCCGACGCCAAGACCGTCCGCGAGCTGATCCTGGCGCGCCTCGGCGTCCAGGGCTGA
- a CDS encoding metallophosphoesterase, with protein MDGQENEQRDTGGEGTPATGRARRWASWPRRAARSWRSGWLRRVGVALAILAVALGGVVAGTYAGGHVGTDIGPFRAELDLSPSLHGGTTVDVPPLGALLLNSHDGPTYLTVRLGALDQRRTQALIDDPASISRASQSAVADVRAGVMRLGLKTLGATLLATLLLAGLVFRDTRRTAWAGGLALMITAGSLGLAAVTMRPQAIEEPRYEGLLVNAPAIVGDARRIANDYTKYAEQLQRLVGNVSQLYTTVSALPVYEPAPGTTRVLHVSDMHLNPTGWQLIRTVVEQFGIDVVIDTGDITDWGSEPEASFVGSIALLKKPYVYIRGNHDSARTAAAVAQQPNAIVLDNSTTTVAGLTVAGIGDPRFTPDKNTSPAGSGLTKQVADQVIGAGEKLATTVTGSPRPVNIALVHDPASAGPLSGTCPLVLAGHTHARQVSKLPQVPGKQPTQLFVEGSTGGAGLRGLEGEKPTPLSMSVLYFDQQKMLQAYDDITVGGTGQAQVNLERHVIKDPAQGAEVPVTPTPTRGGPEPASPSPTR; from the coding sequence ATGGACGGCCAGGAGAACGAGCAGCGCGACACCGGGGGCGAGGGCACCCCGGCGACCGGACGGGCCCGACGCTGGGCGAGCTGGCCGCGGCGTGCCGCCCGGTCGTGGCGGAGCGGCTGGCTGCGGCGGGTCGGCGTGGCGCTGGCCATCCTGGCGGTCGCCCTGGGTGGGGTGGTCGCCGGCACGTACGCCGGCGGGCACGTCGGCACCGACATCGGGCCGTTCCGGGCGGAGCTCGACCTGAGCCCGTCGCTCCACGGTGGCACCACCGTCGACGTCCCGCCGCTGGGCGCGCTGCTGCTGAACAGCCACGACGGGCCGACCTACCTCACGGTGCGGCTGGGCGCGCTGGACCAGCGGCGGACCCAGGCGCTGATCGACGACCCGGCGAGCATCAGCCGGGCCAGCCAGTCCGCCGTCGCCGACGTCCGCGCCGGGGTGATGCGCCTGGGTTTGAAGACGCTGGGCGCGACTCTGCTGGCCACCCTGCTGCTGGCGGGGCTGGTCTTCCGCGACACCCGGCGGACGGCCTGGGCCGGTGGGCTGGCCCTGATGATCACGGCCGGCAGCCTTGGGCTGGCCGCGGTGACCATGCGCCCGCAGGCGATCGAGGAGCCCCGGTACGAGGGACTGCTGGTCAACGCCCCGGCGATCGTCGGTGACGCGCGCCGGATCGCCAACGACTACACGAAGTACGCCGAGCAGCTCCAGCGGCTGGTGGGCAACGTCAGCCAGCTCTACACCACCGTCTCGGCGCTGCCCGTCTACGAGCCGGCGCCCGGCACCACGAGGGTGCTGCACGTCTCGGACATGCACCTCAACCCGACGGGGTGGCAGCTGATCCGGACGGTGGTGGAGCAGTTCGGCATCGACGTGGTGATCGACACGGGCGACATCACCGACTGGGGCAGCGAGCCGGAGGCGTCCTTCGTCGGCTCGATCGCTCTGCTCAAGAAGCCGTACGTCTACATCCGCGGCAACCACGACTCGGCGAGGACGGCCGCGGCGGTGGCTCAGCAACCGAACGCGATCGTGTTGGACAACTCGACGACCACGGTGGCCGGGCTGACCGTGGCCGGGATCGGCGACCCCCGGTTCACCCCGGACAAGAACACCTCACCGGCGGGCAGCGGCCTGACGAAGCAGGTGGCCGACCAGGTGATCGGCGCCGGCGAGAAGCTCGCCACCACCGTCACCGGCTCGCCGCGCCCGGTGAACATCGCGCTGGTGCACGACCCCGCCTCGGCCGGACCGCTCTCCGGCACCTGCCCGCTGGTGCTTGCCGGGCACACCCACGCCCGGCAGGTGTCCAAGCTGCCGCAGGTGCCGGGGAAGCAGCCGACGCAGCTGTTCGTGGAGGGCTCCACCGGTGGCGCCGGGCTGCGCGGCCTGGAGGGCGAGAAGCCCACCCCGCTGTCGATGTCGGTGCTCTACTTCGACCAGCAGAAGATGCTTCAGGCGTACGACGACATCACCGTGGGCGGGACCGGCCAGGCGCAGGTCAACCTGGAGCGGCACGTGATCAAGGATCCGGCGCAGGGCGCGGAGGTGCCGGTCACCCCCACACCGACCCGCGGCGGGCCCGAGCCGGCCAGCCCGAGCCCGACCCGCTGA